The Rhopalosiphum maidis isolate BTI-1 chromosome 1, ASM367621v3, whole genome shotgun sequence genome has a segment encoding these proteins:
- the LOC113550172 gene encoding uncharacterized protein LOC113550172 isoform X2 produces MRALEVKSWKDFVKGGFHFDRFRRFKMDETEEIKEKERKSRKKKRHGDSRSDSKNHKNESNVPSETEKGTGDQKLRHNILERKKEILKGLEVNTLEGDFTKDFPSYIIRCTKNKPVIKFSENPANATYHLQNRQQMFATLLPEIEAIVLKFLSSMKPKKLKENYTDNNLNNVDEKLLVMMKDKNIYPFKGWWPKTNFIVTQVKEDPNVEIDEDVLMNEITTSKRTKKSRFNDDTSLVDLRPTVPSKWDSDYDGSPAAENKVSYVGVTQNVEMNTNDNVCIIKKEENSPLDISHQEEAMDTASDVGEDEPKIEVNICPVLPIQIQEPQGHAKLNTEYEEFLKIVKAEKEESANSIITTTNNVTIQNDNENNLSTKSVSMNDDSMRDESEEYMSTKSSDDSISLHNAAEESDSNDGSFVEELSSAIDLKIRKKKKSSSKKSKTFKSKESKKKRHKSSSTESSQDSESESDSSSDDSDSESTDSSSTFEKKKKNKSKNKKKKKIKTNYKKKHRSDKNKTKSPEDEKEDANSSILNLIEKALNVEIKKRPSDSKELKQKKKKKKHEKKENKSSEENDDKFEKVKDCLKETITKLVKTDKVNKSQSLSCDDTVIEVLKYLNDKEKKNKKSKKSSKRKHDSDISDDEKTLKKSRLADSCSKPKVNDKKKKSKKKKSIERKSVDSDEHLTKKKSKKKPKTTDTSEAEDLEELNENKSKTDSVQFFELRPNEWNINKNSSMRGVIHHSEVNNKKNKSDSINLIDNCHSTNRSTNKSEISKLPNVFKDHVEEKEKRKTQLQKTNEDVKSDKIDNVSKNITVENVLINFKNSDFESNEENDEMSKKCVDKCHNDLFKLKNELQKTVFEKNDNSEQHDKDKDLKSIFKPQTQNTPLDLYNKSPITCIVNKPVTEPISYRDKVKMNLKKLSTCQNMPFVFGFSSPINLIKSNNFKLDKTKDFKVFNEEDKSKDDDPKVDNPTVNETKLLNSDEPKVILQTQMKEPHVTITDKELPKFNVESDKKAVDHSYDWDDSEESDTDQSLTTSTDTSEHSSEQINSNSLVNDSPNISNKNKTFSNDSKELEELVSNVFEKNSLDSRREGQGFPLEVDNVLIEKEITSLSNFADFSEQHLDSDTEGLRSDVLVKMEKKDSVSDDLLEVSKSNNELITQWTSDWINLDKSVTEINHSSNSKSGDEELQLKKKSRWDKQPMDNNISRSQNLNNGLKEYKDETESKILTDEVKCISSSSYNEEIKCISSSSNNEEIKCISSSSNNEDDLYNEQNQACEIMSINCTNDIHEISPYVYDDYVQTYEQYSGLPMYSEMKTIEHDLLSPIDYSVYENYNPNYNYHSEDYDMWKSIDTETSDYGVIKAIPTTDETVSQYDNAFEMLPINKVSIDQVQFSKEEVTNENVDIIITDIQDNQDEIVKNEKSDSASRDELFVKLYQQHFQHYNQNPVKYSLSDPVIINTEEVKLNIPDSLLSQEKSETDLNSDNIMPIPLQTRAYVCILEDDNTNLYLTSDNYMAYCAVEDRCMVHISVNPCSRDGIENDVRHCFNISLSGSINEYWLHADLIPFNVPSDAESGVFSDDEIDSLESDSGHEEDLNNDNNENDDDLIESEWELVDNFHDDVNSWLDEPYILKKYNIENDVSHINEDHCMTSSSESDTDGSELSDSYVEMFTDKQNINENNFQKSLETKDDKHKYQNVIDKVMPIDVSEKTENPDLLVETELSEQLRMDIEVKEEINTLEGINENNLTSKINTEDNCNVSIKLEDKENHGNESGAFTKEKVTVDDLSMMDTIINQKILIQKLKIRAKEKIREKLPDTIMVRYSDNMETIKHPFLGLFQPPTNSILSKPKSIEPLYTSNLSKRVTFADGIRPGDNLAASPTHDDFGRPLSPPPLKALMRETLKFKRNMYPFKRSKVRTKLKMEKKKVAKVTPSIKATNSSTIEYYISRHRLADLPIEETPNSFSRSDFSSNNDNDRTEKMNTPPRPTREVTPVPSDTECWNDDDVIKNNR; encoded by the exons ATGCGAGCACTAGAAGTCAAGAGTTGGAAAGATTTTGTCAAAGGTGGATTTCACTTTGACAGATTTAGAAGATTCAAGATGGATGAAACTGaagaaataaaagaaaaagagCGCAAGTCCAGAAAAAAGAAAAGGCATGGAGACTCAAGATCTGATAgcaaaaaccataaaaatgaatctaacgt ACCATCCGAGACAGAAAAAGGAACCGGAGATCAGAAATTACGCCACAACATATTAGAACGCAAAAAAGAAATTCTCAAGGGTCTTGAAGTCAACACACTTGAAGGAGATTTTACAAAAGATTTTCCCAGTTATATTATTCGatgcactaaaaataaaccagTCATTAAGTTTAGTGAAAATCCAGCAAATGCCACATACCATCTCCAGAACAGACAGCAAATGTTTGCCACACTTCTTCCAGAAATTGAAGCGATTGTTCTCAAATTCTTATCTTCAATGAAaccaaaaaa gctcaaagaaaattatactgacaataacttaaataacgtTGACGAAAAACTATTAGTTATGATgaaggataaaaatatttatccattCAAAGGTTGGTGGcccaaaacaaattttattgttacacaAGTCAAGGAAGATCCAAATGTTGAAATAGATGAAGACGTATTGATGAATGAAATCACTACTAGTAAACGAACTAAAAAATCTAGATTCAATGATGATACATCTCTTGTTGATTTAAGACCTACTGTTCCATCCAAATGGGACAGTGATTATGACGGTAGTCCAGCTGCTGAGAATAAAGTTTCATATGTTGGAGTTACTCAAAATGTAGAAATGAATACTAATGATAATGTCTGCATAAtcaaaaaagaagaaaacagTCCTTTAGATATAAGCCATCAGGAAGAAGCAATGGACACAGCATCAGATGTTGGTGAAGACGAACCAAAGATTGAAGTTAACATTTGTCCAGTTCTACCGATTCAGATTCAAGAACCGCAAGGACACGCTAAATTGAATACAGAATATGAagagtttttgaaaattgtaaaagcTGAAAAGGAAGAAAGTGCCAATTCCATCATTACTACAACTAATAATGTAACTATTCAAAATGacaatgaaaataatctaTCTACAAAGTCTGTATCAATGAATGATGATTCTATGCGAGACGAGTCTGAAGAGTATATGTCCACAAAATCTTCAGATGATTCTATTTCATTACACAATGCTGCCGAGGAGTCTGATTCAAATGATGGATCATTTGTTGAAGAGTTATCTTCTGCTATTGATTTAAAGattagaaaaaagaaaaaatcatCTAGTAAAAAGTCTAAGACATTTAAGAGTAAAGAAAGTAAGAAGAAAAGGCATAAATCAAGTTCCACTGAAAGTTCACAAGATTCAGAATCAGAAAGTGATAGTAGTTCAGATGATAGCGATTCTGAATCAACTGATTCTAGCtctacatttgaaaaaaagaagaaaaacaaatcgaaaaataagaaaaaaaagaaaatcaaaacaaattataaaaagaaacataGAAGTGACAAGAATAAGACCAAAAGTCCCGAAGACGAAAAAGAAGATGCTAATAGTAGTATTCTCAATTTAATCGAAAAAGCattaaatgttgaaattaaaaagagGCCTTCAGATAGTAAAgaacttaaacaaaaaaagaaaaaaaagaaacacgaaaaaaaagaaaataaatcaagTGAAGAGAATGatgataaatttgaaaaagttaAGGATTGTTTAAAAGaaacaattacaaaattgGTTAAAACTGATAAAGTGAATAAAAGTCAGTCTCTTTCATGTGATGACACTGTCattgaagtattaaaatatttaaatgataaagaaaaaaagaataaaaaatcaaagaaaaGTTCAAAAAGAAAGCACGATTCAGATATATCTGATGATGagaaaacacttaaaaaatctAGGTTAGCTGATAGTTGTTCAAAACCTAAAGTTAACGATAAGAAAAAGaaaagtaaaaagaaaaaatctaTAGAAAGAAAATCTGTTGATTCAGATGAACACCTGACAAAAAAGAAGTCTAAGAAAAAACCTAAGACCACTGATACTTCAGAGGCTGAAGATCTAGAGGaattaaacgaaaataaaagtaaaactgATTCAGTTCAGTTTTTTGAATTGCGACCCAATGAGtggaacattaataaaaatagttccaTGAGGGGAGTCATCCATCACTcggaagtaaataataaaaaaaacaaatctgattccattaatttaatagataattgtCATTCTACAAACAGAAGTACAAATAAAAGTGAAATATCTAAGTTGCCTAATGTATTTAAAGACCATGTTgaggaaaaagaaaaaagaaaaacacaaTTACAAAAGACTAATGAAGATGTCAAAAGTGATAAAATCGAcaatgtttcaaaaaatataactgtagaaaatgttttaattaattttaaaaattcagactTTGAATCTAATGAAGAAAATGATGAAATGTCGAAGAAATGTGTTGATAAATgtcataatgatttatttaaacttaaaaatgagtTACAAAAAACTGTGTTTGagaaaaatgataatagtGAACAGCATGATAAAGATAAAGATCTTAAGAGTATTTTTAAACCACAAACCCAAAACACACCACttgatctatataataaatctccTATTACTTGTATTGTCAACAAACCTGTTACAGAACCCATATCATATAGGGACaaagtaaaaatgaatttaaagaaACTTTCCACTTGCCAAAATATGCCGTTTGTATTTGGATTTTCTTCACCAATCAACctaattaaatcaaacaatttcaaattgGATAAAACTAAAGATTTTAAAGTATTCAATGAAGAAGATAAATCTAAAGATGATGATCCAAAAGTAGACAATCCAACAGTTAATGAAACCaaacttttaaattctgatGAACCAAAAGTAATTCTTCAAACACAAATGAAAGAACCTCATGTAACAATTACTGATAAAGAATTGCCTAAATTCAATGTTGAATCAGATAAAAAAGCTGTAGATCATAGTTATGATTGGGATGATTCTGAAGAATCCGATACTGACCAATCACTTACTACAAGCACGGATACGTCAGAGCATTCAAGTgaacaaattaattcaaattcattGGTGAATGATTCGccaaatataagtaataaaaataagacattCTCAAATGATAGCAAAGAACTTGAGGAACTTGTATCTAatgtgtttgaaaaaaatagtttagatTCAAGAAGGGAAGGACAAGGATTTCCTTTAGAAGTTGACAATGTCCTTATAGAGAAAGAAATAACCTCTTTGTCAAATTTCGCTGATTTCTCTGAACAACATTTAGATAGTGATACTGAAGGTTTGCGAAGTGACGTATTAGTTAAAATGGAGAAAAAAGATTCGGTTAGCGATGATCTACTAGAAGTTTCTAAATCTAACAATGAACTAATTACTCAATGGACGTCAGATTGGATAAATTTGGATAAGTCTGTTACTGAAATTAATCATTCAAGCAATTCCAAATCTGGGGATGAggaattacaattaaaaaagaaatctcGTTGGGACAAACAACccatggataataatataagcagaTCACAAAATCTTAATAATGGACTGAAAGAGTATAAGGATGAAACTGAATCAAAAATCTTGACTGAtgaagtaaaatgtattagttcTTCATCCTAtaatgaagaaataaaatgtattagttcTTCATCTAAcaatgaagaaataaaatgtattagttcTTCATCTAACAATGAAGATGACCTTTATAATGAACAAAACCAGGCATGTGaaataatgtcaataaattGCACAAATGATATTCATGAAATTAGTCCTTATGTATATGATGATTATGTTCAAACTTATGAACAATATAGTGGTTTACCTATGTATTCTGAAATGAAAACTATTGAACATGATCTATTAAGTCCGATTGACTATAGTGTGTATGAAAACTATAatccaaattataattaccattCTGAAGATTATGACATGTGGAAATCTATAGATACAGAAACATCTGATTATGGAGTGATTAAAGCCATTCCAACAACCGATGAAACAGTATCACAA tatgacAATGCTTTTGAAATGTTGCCCATTAACAAAGTTTCTATTGATCAAGTTCAATTTTCCAAAGAGGAAGTAACAAATGAAAacgttgatattattattacagataTTCAGGACAATCAG gatgaaattgtcaaaaatgaaaaatcagaTAGTGCAAGTCGTGATGAATTATTTGTCAAACTGTATCAACAGCATTTTCAACATTACAATCAAAATCCAGTTAAATACTCGCTGAGCGATCCTGTTATAATTAACACAGAAGAAGTCAAACTAAATATCCCAGATAGTTTGTTATCTCAAGAAAAGTCTGAAACTGATCTAAATTCTGATAATATAATGCCCATACCTTTACAAACTCGAGCTTACGTATGTATACTCGAAGATGATAATACCAATCTTTATCTCACCAGTGACAACTACATGGCATATTGTGCTGTTGAGGATAGATGTATGGTGCACATATCTGTAAATCCATGTAGCCGTGATGGAATAGAGAATGATGTCCGACATTGTTTCAATATAAGCTTAAGTGgatcaataaatgaatattggCTGCATGCAGATTTAATTCCATTTAACGTTCCATCTGATGCTGAATCAGGTGTGTTCAGTGATGACGAGATTGACTCTTTAGAATCAGATTCTGGCCATGAAGAAGATTTAAACAATGACAACAATGAAAATGATGATGATCTAATAGAAAGTGAATGGGAACTAGTTGACAATTTTCATGACGATGTCAATAGCTGGCTGGATGAaccatatatacttaaaaaatataatattgaaaatgatgTTAGTCATATTAATGAAGATCATTGTATGACTAGTTCCTCGGAATCTGACACAGATGGAAGTGAGTTATCAGATTCCTATGTTGAAATGTTTActgataaacaaaatattaatgaaaataattttcaaaagtcACTGGAAACTAAAGATGATAAACACAAATACCAAAATGTAATCGATAAAGTGATGCCTATAGATGTTTctgaaaaaactgaaaatccAGATTTATTAGTAGAAACTGAATTATCTGAACAATTACGTATGGACATTGAAGTTAAAGAAGAAATTAATACGTTGGAGGGGATTAATGAGAATAATCtaacttcaaaaataaatacagaagACAATTGTAATGTCTCCATAAAGTTAGAAGATAAAGAAAACCATGGAAATGAATCgg gtGCATTCACAAAAGAAAAAGTTACTGTTGACGACCTTTCAATGAtggatactattattaatcaaaag ATATTAattcagaaattaaaaattcgcgCAAAAGAAAAGATTCGTGAGAAACTGCCTGATACAATAATGGTTCGTTACAGCGACAACATGGAAACCATTAAACATCCATTTTTAGGACTGTTTCAGCCACCAACTAACAGTATCCTATCTAAACCAAA gTCGATTGAGCCACTATACACTTCTAACTTGTCTAAACGTGTGACTTTTGCTGATGGAATCCGTCCTGGTGACAATTTGGCAGCGTCTCCAACACACGATGATTTCGGTCGTCCATTATCACCTCCTCCTCTTAAAGCATTAATGCGggaaacattaaaattcaaacgtAACATGTATCCATTTAAAAGATCAAAAGTACGCACTAAAttgaaaatggaaaaaaagaaAGTGGCCAAAGTAACACCTTCAATTAAGGCAACCAATTCATCAaccattgaatattatatcagcCGTCATCGTCTTGCTGACTTACCTATTGAAGAAACTCCTAATAGTTTCTCAAGATCcgatttttcatcaaataatgataatgatagaACCGAAAAGATGAATACTCCACCTAGACCCACAAGAGAAGTCACTCCAGTGCCATCTGATACAGAGTGTTGGAATGATGAtgatgtaattaaaaacaacagataa